Proteins found in one Vagococcus carniphilus genomic segment:
- a CDS encoding response regulator transcription factor: protein MHLLIVEDDLSINNLLKKSLTKQGYTVIAAFDGEEAANLIETSKIEFAIVDIMLPKINGWELIEYLKEYDIPTIFLTARDQQKDKIKGLSIGAEDYMTKPFDILELIARIEVIRRRVYGVNETSKMIYLNDIEINVEKKQVKKEEEIVSLTPKEFDLLVMLAVNKNIIMTREALYSNVWEKEFTDESRTLDLHIQRIRNKLFKENELKTVYGTGYLLEIEK from the coding sequence ATGCATCTATTAATTGTTGAAGATGATTTGAGTATCAATAATTTACTGAAAAAAAGTCTGACTAAACAAGGTTATACAGTTATTGCTGCTTTTGACGGGGAAGAGGCTGCTAATCTAATTGAGACAAGTAAAATTGAGTTTGCGATTGTTGATATTATGCTCCCTAAAATTAATGGATGGGAGCTTATTGAATATTTAAAAGAATATGATATTCCAACTATTTTTTTAACAGCAAGAGATCAGCAAAAAGATAAAATTAAGGGGTTAAGTATTGGGGCTGAGGATTACATGACTAAACCCTTTGATATATTAGAGTTAATAGCTAGAATTGAAGTGATCAGAAGACGCGTGTATGGAGTGAATGAAACAAGCAAAATGATTTACTTAAATGATATTGAAATAAATGTCGAAAAGAAACAAGTGAAAAAAGAAGAAGAAATAGTGTCATTAACCCCTAAAGAATTTGATTTATTGGTTATGTTAGCTGTTAATAAAAATATCATTATGACAAGAGAAGCTTTATATTCCAATGTATGGGAAAAAGAATTTACAGACGAGAGTAGGACGTTGGATTTACATATTCAAAGAATTAGAAACAAACTATTTAAAGAGAATGAATTGAAAACAGTCTATGGAACAGGATATTTATTGGAGATAGAAAAATGA
- a CDS encoding HAMP domain-containing sensor histidine kinase, with product MTYFYKIYTSIFFSIVLLFGSISFLFLYSVYQNTLKQEKETAVSKEHIVYLLINSKLSNRNEKIDYQELGDFVKKSSGENFFLVDNKDNILYSAEPNLPKEKLTIELPPKEDIVQISDVQLVNNKKYLLLSEKIPNKNFGIVLVDPLVELTKNMEEFKMIYRFLLIGIIIASAIVSFLLANMLIKPIKQLIKTTEDISKGHVEKRVVSPTNDELGELGKGLNNMADKFSKDIDQIQQAKDSQDLFLANLAHEIRTPLTSISGYSQMLKWSDLEPDDLESVEYIYNESQRLTNLSKDILKLTQLNTYQLEIKPIKTTLIREDLELFFKGNESQHGFSVSLEESELPLDYNLFKLMAYNIVLNSLNAFEKPSEIEIRGMNQKDSYQLKFSDNGPGIPVDLVETVTEAFVTNNESRSDQHLGLGLSIVQKVVKLHQGNLLIESTEGIETTVIVTFKKELANE from the coding sequence ATGACCTATTTCTATAAAATTTATACATCGATTTTTTTTAGTATTGTATTATTATTTGGCTCGATTAGTTTTCTTTTTCTATATTCGGTCTATCAAAACACGTTGAAACAAGAAAAAGAAACGGCTGTCTCAAAAGAACACATTGTTTATTTACTAATTAACTCCAAATTAAGTAATCGAAATGAAAAAATAGACTATCAAGAGTTAGGGGATTTTGTCAAAAAATCAAGTGGTGAAAATTTCTTTTTAGTTGATAATAAAGACAACATTTTATACAGTGCAGAACCGAATTTACCAAAAGAAAAGTTAACAATTGAATTACCACCAAAAGAAGATATTGTCCAAATTAGTGATGTACAACTAGTGAATAACAAAAAATATCTTCTTCTTTCTGAGAAAATTCCAAATAAAAACTTTGGTATTGTATTGGTAGACCCTCTAGTAGAGTTAACTAAAAACATGGAAGAGTTTAAAATGATCTATCGCTTTTTACTAATCGGAATAATTATTGCAAGTGCCATTGTTTCATTTTTATTAGCTAATATGTTAATCAAGCCAATCAAGCAGTTGATAAAAACAACCGAAGATATTTCAAAGGGACATGTAGAAAAACGAGTGGTATCACCCACAAATGATGAACTAGGTGAACTGGGTAAAGGCTTAAATAATATGGCTGATAAATTTAGTAAAGATATTGATCAAATTCAACAGGCAAAAGACAGCCAAGATTTATTTTTGGCTAACTTAGCACATGAAATTAGAACACCACTTACATCTATTAGTGGCTATTCTCAGATGTTGAAATGGAGTGATTTGGAACCGGATGATTTAGAGTCAGTTGAGTATATCTATAATGAAAGTCAAAGATTAACTAATTTATCAAAAGATATTTTAAAATTGACTCAATTAAATACGTATCAGTTAGAGATAAAACCCATCAAGACAACTCTCATTAGAGAAGATTTGGAACTTTTCTTTAAAGGAAATGAAAGCCAGCATGGATTTAGTGTCTCTCTTGAAGAAAGCGAGTTACCTCTTGATTACAATCTCTTTAAATTAATGGCTTATAACATTGTTTTAAACAGCTTAAATGCTTTTGAGAAACCAAGTGAAATAGAAATAAGAGGTATGAATCAAAAGGATTCTTATCAATTGAAATTTAGTGATAATGGGCCTGGTATACCAGTTGATTTAGTTGAAACTGTTACCGAAGCATTTGTGACAAATAATGAATCAAGAAGTGATCAACACTTAGGATTAGGTCTCTCGATTGTTCAAAAGGTAGTTAAATTACATCAAGGTAATTTATTAATTGAGAGCACTGAAGGAATCGAAACGACAGTTATAGTGACTTTCAAAAAGGAGTTAGCCAATGAATAA